The Metarhizium brunneum chromosome 3, complete sequence DNA window AGATATGGGCCAGAAACAGAGGCCGAGTGGAGggggaaagaaaaataagacTCTCCaatgtactctgtactccgtactctgtactcccTTGAATGATTTCGAGGTGTTGACTGACAACGCAGCACAGCACAAAAGGTTTGGAGCACAAACGGTGGCTGCATTAGCCCCAGCCTGGTCAGGCAGACCCAAATGACAGCCTCAGGAGCACGACAATGACGCCAATACCACGTACGATATTGAAGGGCTAAGGATCCAACAAACATTACGACGAGCCCATGACAAACATATAACGAACGAAAAGCGACTGTATTGATTGATTAAGGTTTGTGATGTTTACTCACAGCGACTAGGTGTTCGGATTACGGCCCTgcgttttttttattattgGTCCTCACCTTCGATGTCTTTAATCGTCCCTGGCTCGTCAATTTCCGTCTGCGGGGGTCAACCATGACGCTGTGCAAAATTGCATGCTGGATAAGGCAATTACAAAAGACACTAGTGTTTTATGCTAGGTCCGATCATAACTATCATAACTGCTCATCATCCCCGCCTGGCGTTGTATGAAAGTTTTGGCCATTATGCATTGTTCATCATTGATAAACCCCTGTCGACTTGGAAATGGGAAATCGGATAATTGGATAGAGGGAAAAGGAAACACCCGATCAATGCTTCGTTTAGATTCGAGACAGCTGACCAGGAACCAAGGATACAGAAGAGGCCGGGCATGGTGAGCTAAAATGGTGCATTGTCAGGGGAGGGTCGCGATCAGATTGCGATCTCGATACCAGGTTCCTGTTTGTGATGTTGCCCTACCTACGTATGTACGTACCTTGGATGCATTGCATGTGTGTGTCTGTAATAAGCGTCCCGATGCCCAGATGTCTGGCCACGAACCACCGCCAACGGCTGAAGTGTTTGCTTGCGGCTGTGTTTTAATCTTTGACGGCGGTCCGACTCCTGCATCGGGCGCATGAAACCAGGCAGGTAATGGGCAAGAAGTGAACACACACATCTCAAATGCGTAAGTCGAATCTTACATGGAGGACAGCGCATCACTCATGAGTGCTCCATATCGCGCCGCCAAATGGTGAGATACGCGGAATACTGGTCTTGGCTTGTCAACGGTGAGTTCGGCGTGGCGGCGGGATCGATGTCGAGTTTTCGAGACGATAATCAACTCTCACACTCATAGACCTGGTGGTCATGATGCTAGCAACTGCCCAATTAGTATGTAGATACAACACTGTTTGGATATGCAAAGCATGTTTGCACACGGTCGCAAATGAGGCCATGTCCTACAGGCCTGGTCAGAAACAGCCACATTCGGAAACACACCAGCacgggcatcatggcaaaaTAAATACCTTGCTGGGTCTACAAATAGACAAACGAGATGGCAATGTTGGAATGTGCCAATGCACGCACATGCTGTATGTATAATACCGACAATTATCTGGTGCAATACCACGCACAACTGTGACGCGGATGCGGGCGTTCGTTGCGGCACACCAACCCCTTGTTGGCTCCAGGCCAGGTAGTGGTACGGAGTCTTCCAATATTGCATTGTACGAAGCAGCATGTAATAATGTGTATACACGTACAGTGGTAGGGAACTGTCGCATGTCGTGTCTGGCGTTGAACCTGGTCGAATGGTTCAGGCTGAGTCTGTGATGGTTTGCGACGCCCAGCTCGGTCCACTCGAGCGACAAGAGGTGTCAGCCAAGGCACCCCCTCCCCAGTCGAACGGGGTCTGGTGCCGTCGAGGTGTTTTGCTGCCGCGATGTGCTCACCATCCATGTCGGCCGTGGGCCAAGTCCTGGCGTCGTGGTTTGCTGGAGTCGAGGTGTTTGTGGCCACACCCATCAGACGAGCTGTCGCGCAGAAGCGCAGGATTAGCGTCGCCCACTCGAGCACTTGCACAACTTTCATCAATTCAAATGTTGCAAGTGGACGCGCTATTGCGGCCTGTACAAGCCCGTCCTGCCTACTTCCAGGTAAGGACCTGGCCGGTGCCAGGCCCCCAGCTGCCCCAGCGTGGCCTCCGACGGGCCACTCGTCGCCTCTGGCGCCCGGGTGCCATGCACacaagtacccaggtaccttGGTAGAGGTGTCGAGGTGTCCGCTGAAGCTTCCCAGGCTGCTACAATGTTCAGAGTTCGTCCCGTCGTCCTGTCGGCCTCTGCATTCGTGCCCTCTCGTcatgctcctcctcctcttctgaCCTCAGACCAGGGGGAGGTTGCGCTTCCGCACTTGGGCGCAGGGACGGGCTCGCTCGTGGACGGCTCGTGGAGCACCTAGTCTAAGTACTCGTGGGATACCCGCTGCAGCACCTGGCGcggtgctgccgctgctggtaCCCAGTCAGTCCAGGCTGCTTGACTGCGGGCCACACTCCTCCATGTCGGTACTGGCACTCCGTCCTCCGTACCAAGTACACACGCCCAGTAGTACACTCTGCTCCTCCCAGCTCCCAGCTCAGCTCTGACCCTCCGGCTCGTTAAAACTACTCCAGACCTCTCCTCCAGTCCTTTCACCTCTGCTCTAACCTCCTCCTACCTTTTCTATACCACCTCCCCTctcctctttctctccttcctCTCCCTCGTTTCCTATCCATTCATTCCCTCATCCATTCCGCCTCGTCCTGACCCGTTTGAGCAACTAGGTCAGATTCGAGTCTGGCAACTTGGACCGAGGAGAATTCCGCCATCTCGCATCCTCTCCCCACGGCCCGATCCccccctcggccgccgtctgTATTGGAAGGATAGGAACAGGAGGCTTCTaagccaccgccgccccTCCGACTCGGATTTCGACTTGAACAGAGGCAAGggattataatataaagagTGGAATACGGAAACACCTTGACTGGTATTCTTGCTATTCTACTTGTCCAGTTATTTCTCCTAGTCGCTGTTCACCCGTCACCTTGGTTTGTCCTTCGCCCTACGTCCCCAGAATTCCTCGGCGCCGAACCGAGGAATTTCGAATCAAACCCGTCCAATCCGCTCGCTCGCTCCCTTGGCTACCCGTCGACGCCGCAAGTTGCTCCAGTGTTGCTTCCCGAGACTTTGATCCTGTTGGGTTGCTTCACATCTCAGCTCCGTTATCTGGCCGTGATACCGTCAGATTTGTGCCAAAGAGACTTGGGTGGTAGACTTGTGCCAACCGCTTCCTGCAGCTGGCAAATAAGTATTCAGCCTTGCGTGCTCGTATTTCACTTCGTTGTCGTGCTATTCGTTTCTCTTGTTAGCAGATGATCAGCGTCTTTCGCCATAGTTGGTCAACTTCCAGTCAGATTAGCCAGCGGTCGCTCTTCATTGATCAATCCgaacaccaaaaaaaaattcagCCTGGCCCTATTGATTGATTATTTGCGGTCCATCAATTTTTCTGCATCTCTTGGGTTACTGAGCCAAGTTCACAACGACAGACGCCATCAGTTTTTGTGTGTGCAATAGACAGGTATGTTGGATGGAGCCCGTCCCGAAACTAGCTTTCAATAAGACGTCCCTAATCAAGGTCGAGTTTCGCCCTCATTCAGCTGCGTGCCGTGGCCTGCCTTTGCATATCTCAGCCTGCTCCACTGTCGCGGTCGACTTCAATCCTGAGCATTGCTTGTGTGGGAGACGTTAACTCGTTGGTCCCACCCAATCACAGGACTGTTTGTCCTGTGCCCTTTGCCTTTTGACGGTAAGCCATCTCTCCTccaccaacgccatcatcccttgttctgctgcttctgccgTGCGCCCCTTTCAGTACCGATTCATCGCATTCCTCGTGCCAGGCAAAGAGGCCCTCCAGCCAAGGGAGTGGCCACATCAAGGGGAAAAGTCCCCATTGCCTGAGGGATGGCAGCGGGCCATGTTCCTCGCGCCAGCCAAAATCGACCACATCAAATTCTGCAGCGGGTCTCCATTGCTAACGAACCGCGTCGATATTCTAGAGCTCTATCAATTGGCATCTCGTTTTTAAACAGCCCCTCGTCCAGTCTCTTTCCCTAGACTACCGATAATCGAGTCCATGGTCTTGGTTTCGTTCCCAGCCACAGTCACTCTTTTCTATTAGTTCTTCACCACACTCCTTTTAATCTTCTAATACCGTAATTCCTTGTGTGCGCGGCActccttgaagcgcacccaAGCCCATTCTTTATTCAATCGTCTCCGACCTCAAGATTCCTGGAGAATTTTATTCAGTCACTCCTTGACTCGAAAGGTCTCTCGCTAGGCCTGTATAATACCACAACGTCGTTCAAATCGAGACACAAGACAACACTCTGGCATAATCTTCATCCGCAGCACCAGTTTGTCCGGTAACACTCAACATGGCTTTTCTTCACACCGACGAGACCTTCTTCATCGACTCCGATGAGCCTCTCCAAACCCGCATCGATGCTCGCACAGCTGCCAAGATGATCGCACGCAACAGACAAGATATCATTGCCGGCGAGCTATCACGACTTGCTGGAGAAGAGTACTTGGAGGATATAATGCAACACATGAGACAAATGGAGGCATGTCTTTTACCCACAGTTCTTGGGAGCTTTCGATCGCTAACCTCGGCCCGTAGAACGAAACACTTCCCGACGCCAGTCTAATCGACATGCAACGCGAGATCCAATGGTTCATGAGACCCTACCTTATCGACTTCCTCGTTGAGGCTCACGCTGCCTTTGCCCTATTACCGGAGACGCTCTTCCTAACGGTCAACCTGTTGGATCGCTACTGCTCAAGGCGTGTCGTATACAAGCAACACTACCAGCTGGTAGGCTGTGCTGCCTTGTTGATTGCTGCCAAGTACGGTGACAAGAAGGACCGTGTTCCTCAAATCCACGAGCTCAACAACATGTGCTGCGGACTGTATGATACCGGCATGTTCACCCAGATGGAGATGCATGTCCTGAACACTCTAGAGTGGACAATTGGACATCCTACTGTCGACTTCTTCTCGCAGCTGATGGTGGCTGAGGAACATGATGACAGAGAAGTAGAGCAGATGGCTGCATACCTCAGCGAGATTGCCCTCTACCACAGGGACTTTGTTTCAACGAAACCTTCGATTATGTCCCGTGCTTCATTAACACTCGCTCGAGCAATCCTCGGGCGCCCAGAGTCTAACGACGGGGAGTGGGATCACAGCGAGAACGTCACTCTACTCGCACTCTCTCAGCACCTCAACCAGCCCTCGCCGACTCTAGCTCGGAAATATTCTACTCCCCACATGTCAAGAGTCTCACAAAAGCTGGTCGACTTCATGGCTGGAcaggctgccatggccgcacGCAATGCCAACCCACCCACACCACCGAGCGACATGTCTTCGAAACAAGGCGACATTTACAGCACTCCTCAAAAGGGACACGGTGCAGCTATGGGTTTCGAAGGATACCTGACGCCTCCGATCACACCTGACGGTGCTTGCTTTGGCAACGGAAACCAAAATGTGGTTAAGGATGCATATCACATGCCCCCGCGCTGCCCTGTcacgccaacaccacagcAACACCACACCAGTTACGCTCAACAAGCGCGCCAGTACATTGGCTTCCCTACACAACATCAATTACACGGCATTCACCAACAATAGAATTTTTGGTCTCGAGCCCGCATTGTGTAGTTGAGGGCAGCCCCAAGGGTGGTCTCTTCGAGAAGGAGAACACCTACGGCGTAGGGATCCCGTAATATCGAAACCCGGCATAGCTCACAACCACTTGGACTCGACATTTCAAAAAATAACAGCATAACATCACACTTCATATTTACTACGTCATGGCATTTAGCGATTtgatttccttttccttttttataTGTATGGCAACATTTTGCgcatgaaaaagaaaaatttCCGCAGCAAGTCTTGCAGGCACCAAAAAAATGGCACACTGATCATACCCCATTTTTTCCTCCAGTtctttcttattttataatttttcCTGGTATCACTTATTTGCATGCTACACTTTAGCAGCCCGAGAAGGATTGTCTTTTTTcatgagaaaaaaaagtgcGGACAGTGTTGTGGGAAAGGGCTCGAAGCAATTGTGGAATTGTTGGGATTTGGGACGGAATGAAACAAAGAATACGGTCAGCCTTGGAACCGATGGGAGAAGTAGAATGGAAAGGAATCCGAGAATGCGAAAATGGCCCATACTGCACATTGGGTGGGCGGAAGAGAATCGACAGAACAAAAAGGGGATACCAAGCAGCGAAGCGGGACTTGGGTCGCTCTGGTCTCAATCATGTAACGATGAGGCCAAGGTGCTCATGACTCTGTACAAATCTTTCGAAGACCGAAGAAGGGGAACCCCGGGGGCGAGCAATCACTGCCATGGTTGCGCAGCTCAATGCGGCGTCGCTCACGCGAAGGGAGAGATGACTACGGGCTCTGGGTGGAGATGATGGTCTCTCTCAGGCATGCAGACATGCACATATCAAGGGGAGCCAAGAGATGATGCTCAAGTGCGGAGTGGCCCGCTAGGGCTGCTTTGGAAGAATGCAGCAATCACAAAGACAAACCATGTACATAACAGCTGCTCTGCATGGCGTATTCTTTTGGGGGGGCGAAGGGGTACATTTTTCTCTCCGCCAGGCTAGACGGCGTGGTAGCACTATACATATTTCTCGCAACCAGGCCTTCTGCAAACCCTTTTTTCGGTCTTTGAGTGCCTGTATGCAGgcagaagaacaagagaagtaaaattctttttttccaaATTACATGTTTCCTATGGGGCATTTGAATGGTGAAATGTTGTATGAAAGTCTGCTACGTATCTATGTGGATGTATGCTCCGTGCAGCCTTCACATAAGCCATTTGCATTATTTGCACGGAGTGGAAGACGTTTAATTAATGTCGCGTGCATTGGTTGTGGCGCGGAGTCTTGCATTAAGCACCAGTCATGCCAAGTACCTGTATAGCGTAAGTAGCCAATCGTATTTGATCATGCTAAGGAGCCAAATGAAATATGCGTCTATTGCGCATAGTCACTGCAAGTTCTAGGGGGGGAGAAAAAGGAGGAACAGATGTACTAGTGTCACAGGCATGTCGGCGCCTCACATGGGGGAAACGGAAATGATATcaatgctactccgtactagcaTCAACTACTAAGTACTTGCCTGGAGGTACCTCAGTTACTCCGTAGCAGCAGAGAGTGCGTTTTTGGAAACAGCACCCGAAATGGCATGTTCGCTCGCGCTCGGCCAGGATACAGGATGTAGATGCCCGCACTCACTTTTGCGCCTTTTCCATCCGGAGTGCCTAAAATCTCGAttgttggacatggcgaAAAGTTGGTGCGTTGAGATCGAGATCTCTTTATGCTCCTGCTATGACGTCAGCACGGGCGGGTCTCATTTCGGCGCTTCATACACCAACCAGGTTGGGCTGGTGGCCGTGGtatacgtatgtacatatgttaagtacttaagtaggtaggtacggagtagtcagGGGAAGCAACGCCGTCGAGTGTGAATTGGGGCCGGTTTAGCCGTGTATTCCCGTGGGCTTGATTCTGCACTAGTACTCCATAGTGGCAGTGTGCCGCCGTATTGGTGGTGTGCTTTCGTTTGGTCACGATGCCTGGCCCTGCCAAACACTGTGCTGATTTGCCCATCTTGGTCCGATGGGTATTTCATTTATTAATCCCGATACGCGTTCCAAAAGGCCAAAACCGCGGTGGGTATCCTCGGCCCTTTGGTTCGGGATACACTTTCAGGGCCGTGGTGGTCCGCTTGGTCCTGCAGACAAGGATGGGCACGTTTGACGCAGTCGGAAGCTGTCAGTCTAATTCCGGGGGACACAAGGGCGCTTCCAAGACTTTGATTCTCAGGGCTCCCGAGCAGTTTTCTCTCTGGGCGTGTTTAGCCACGTCTGCTTTGTCTTTCATCCCGTGGTGAACTGACGAGGCTGCAGAGTTCCATACCAGTCCCAGGACAACTGGTTGGCTGGTATGCCAAGGGGCGAAGGGCCAGCCAACCCGGAGCAaatgccttggccttttcgaAAGATACGCAGAGGACCGGCGTCTCGACTGGTTCCAGCGGGTGCAATGTCAGCTCATTGTATTTACCCAGCTCAGGAGGACAAGGGGCGCAGATACGAATGGAATTTTTCCCTGGCCTCTGCGCAGGACATTGGCCCGGTTAATGGGAGCTGTAGCACCTGGGAGATAGACTTTCGGCCCCAGCTTGCAATGTAGAGGACTAGGTGCTCTCGAGGCATCTAATAGGCTCTCCTCATTCGAGCCGAGGAGCCACGTTGTCGCCATAATCTCAATATACGGGGCCGAGAAGATAGTTTCAAAAGTCTAGACAATCACACTGAACTGGTTCGAGAAGGGCCGAGCATGCCTCTCTTAGATAATTGCTGCTCGTCTGTTGAATTCATAATCCCAGCATCCACCACTCTACCACTCGTCTACGGGGTGATTCCCGGAGAGAATGCCCGCCAAGGGAAGACAAATTATCCCATTGCGGTGTCTCCATCGTCTTCAGAGTCAGTTTCCGGCCCTAAAGCACAGAACATGATTCATATTAGGAAGTAGGTGACCCCGTCTTGGCCTGGAATTGGGTTATAGGGCGTGAGACTTTCGGAGAGCTTTGAGTCAAGGAACCGATTGCCGACGAGTTATTTCTCCGCGAGTTGTGTCCAGTTGCCTGTCATATCCGCGACTTCCCATACCAGAGGCGCATCTCAGGGAGAAGCGAGAACCAGAACGGCCAATTCCCTCCCCTGTAACCTTGTTTGGGCAAGAGTTGAGTTGGAGTTCCTGAGGAGAAAGGGAGAACCCAGACAAGGTACCAGGCTGTGGCGCGGTATGGCTGTCGTATCTGAAGCATGTATACTTGGCGCTTAGCAGATTAAGTTTTCCAGATGCTGTAATCGCTGCTTACCGGTCCCTCGAAACGATATTGTCGAGCCATAAGCTTTCCCTTGTTCTCTTCTGTTGGCGGAATGCCCCGAGCCAAGCAGGAAGCAGGGAACGTCTACCTCGACCGTGGGAACGGCAAAGGAATGCACATCAACAGCATCCGCTGGGAAGGCAACGGTGGTAGGCAATCGTCTACAGATACTCGTAAGCCCTGTAGCCGTAATGCTGTGTCCAATTCGGTGTCCTGATTTCACCCGACGCCCTAGTTCACGTGCCCCAGGGTGGTGGAAGGCTTTCAATGCATTTCTTGAAGACGTCCAAGGGCGGCAATATTGACAGTATGCACTGCTGCGAAGGGTTATGTGTGGGCAAGGGTATATTGGGTCTGTAATGGACTATTCGCTTGTGGGATTGTACGTTTGTAGGGTTGAAGGGTGACATGTGTCAAGGGCTgttgaaaaaaaataatGGCAGATGCAGCTATCGTCGTTTCTGGCGGGGAAAAGGCTCTATTGGAGTTGCCCCTTGCAAGGGGATCGTTCGTTTGTCGCCCTCGTTGACCTACCAGGTGATCAGTCAGCCTAGTATTCTGCCTACAGCCTCTCGCTGGCTTCAATCCTACGAATCTAGTTCGCTGTTTTATGGCCATTGCTGATATTTTTGATCAGTTGGAGTTGTGTCCCTGTTGTTCAGGCTGCATGTGTTGATGACGTTTGATTACTCGTTGGTAATGGAGTTGTGAATTCGATGCCGCTTTGTATAACTGCGCGAAAGACAACCTCCACCAGATATCTCGACGACGCATGAGAAATATATCATCTACTTCGACACTACCTGTCATTCATATTTCAACATACCGTAAAGATATCTCTCCCAAGGCCACCAGACACATGGGTCGATTCCAAATATAGACTACCCTGTACCTTTTACCAAAATGCGAATCCTATTGAATGGAAAGGTAGCTTCGAAATAGAGCTCTTCAATGCTTGTAATATTCCCAAGTCAGACGAGGCACTAAAATCCACGGCGGTATTCTACTGTTGAGCAATATCTACGGCAACTTATGAGATGTTTTCCTCTCGAGGAAGCGGAAACACCAGTCGCGGCACCTCCATGGAGAGGAACAGAGATGATTGACTACCGCATTGCCCAATATTCGCCGCTAACACGCTTTTGCAGTCGCAATACCGACCATATGCGAGCATCTCCAGGGATAGTCGTCTCTACCAACACCGGATTTATCTTAGTCACGTTCACTCGTCATTAGGCAACATAGTGTTTGAATAGGTTGAAAGATTTATCATTTAGACCATGACCATTATATCTCGTGGCCCCAAGTCAAGATGCCCTAACCGGCCAACCATGCAATGAAACACAATGGATAGTGACTCCGCGCACCGCACTTTTCAGCCCTCGTAAAAACATCCTCCTTAGTATCGCTTGCC harbors:
- the CCN1 gene encoding G1/S-specific cyclin CCN1 gives rise to the protein MAFLHTDETFFIDSDEPLQTRIDARTAAKMIARNRQDIIAGELSRLAGEEYLEDIMQHMRQMENETLPDASLIDMQREIQWFMRPYLIDFLVEAHAAFALLPETLFLTVNLLDRYCSRRVVYKQHYQLVGCAALLIAAKYGDKKDRVPQIHELNNMCCGLYDTGMFTQMEMHVLNTLEWTIGHPTVDFFSQLMVAEEHDDREVEQMAAYLSEIALYHRDFVSTKPSIMSRASLTLARAILGRPESNDGEWDHSENVTLLALSQHLNQPSPTLARKYSTPHMSRVSQKLVDFMAGQAAMAARNANPPTPPSDMSSKQGDIYSTPQKGHGAAMGFEGYLTPPITPDGACFGNGNQNVVKDAYHMPPRCPVTPTPQQHHTSYAQQARQYIGFPTQHQLHGIHQQ